One window from the genome of Hoplias malabaricus isolate fHopMal1 chromosome X2, fHopMal1.hap1, whole genome shotgun sequence encodes:
- the LOC136676348 gene encoding dynein light chain Tctex-type 3-like: protein MEEYHSGDEVSFNPDEASNAVKECIEGVIGGVDYSQNKVNQWTASIVEHALTQLVKQGKPLKYIVNCTVMQKSGAGLHTANSCYWDTTTDGSCTVRWENRTMYCVVSVFAVAVTL from the exons atggaggagtaTCATTCCGGAGATGAG GTGTCCTTCAATCCGGATGAAGCAAGTAATGCTGTTAAGGAG TGCATTGAAGGTGTTATTGGTGGTGTGGACTACAGCCAGAATAAAGTGAACCAGTGGACAGCCAGCATAGTGGAGCACGCACTCACTCAGCTGGTCAAACAGGGAAAACCATTAAAGTATATTG ttaaCTGCACAGTAATGCAGAAAAGTGGGGCAGGACTTCATACTGCCAACTCCTGTTACTGGGATACTACCACTGATG GAAGCTGCACAGTCAGATGGGAGAACCGCACAATGTACTGCGTGGTCAGTGTGTTTGCAGTCGCTGTCACTCTTTAA
- the LOC136676527 gene encoding trichohyalin-like, which yields MAGEAGEEIPDSGAVFTFGKSKFADNVPSKFWLKNDVPLKIACGDEHTALITGKGKLFTFGSNNWGQLGLGTKSSMNKPTCVKALKSEKVKLVACGRTHTLVYTTRGNLYAAGGNNEGQLGLGDYEERPSFQLVDFFTKHGPIKMLTAGSNTSAALMQDGRLFVWGDNSEGQIGLGKEAGTATPLELSVGRRVTWVSCGYYHSAYITVDGALFTFGERDSGKLGLSTTQLPNHKVPQQVQGITERVLQVACGGGHTVALTENCLYSFGLGQFGQLGHGTFIFESRLPRVVEHFRKGRVKHIACGENHTSVLTDSGLLYTFGDGRHGKLGLGEENFTNQFKPTLCPQFLKYNVQSVACGGCHMLVLAKPRIKGSEDVILEDDDITEDYLERSYTELLGETVTQTSLNRSLSARVRRRERERSPEQFGMMFRTLPPLSSGYHGIALPVSSQTLPSRLAPTELHSSRTTNGLQRNGLCSTGQLMKEDEVDGNHSTVETSKDSDSVKDLGETTDLLNLTHVMKMDPGEKTLTLSPVQKKKVKVVKKHGKEAGRPAQHPAHSTRLKALPTELLRISSSSSLLRDSPPSRSLCQSSQSWGSEKENTLTPTKESRSTRDKAKTSKVKKEPQPSSVAEISRNKSKTPHIHTGVQRQMIEIGNKTKSDTKKNKRYAEPSHGDLSKPVTKPHLVELKHQEVDSASKEYSDKKGLKTQQKSESKRQQKNCGDKDTMTRRKPKEDEQSKEKSKKIVAESPQAKHNHVELEGKILKVNSKPTVIQIKSPDSTTGSDTTSGSKMHAKREEREKIFGTSSKPHIQAQVSTKKDLSLLHSKGNMKTKKTTKTMSTGSESLPNATESAKSESELTQSENMLQKLFRGSASFIQDVGPESPVHLVRAVTTSQFLSKATVENSSQSATQAHSGRVSSNPLSERTLSDASSVTEFSEEVKPSKRTAVKINVISEPGPLDEDTENISRFHSQAHSQAHSSEEEESFDRSEREQQTLGNVYRQVSQEEDKENSEITDSDGLMKRGRKSSSVVNSEEESKTGDLKNDEEDKDTITSERTLHTESEEERINSVVSEGEEDEISEVSKDKEESEYEEQDEEEEYKASKVEDDEISQQLGEDEESRSEDEEKEVEESEEKDSEVELERRSEKISEAEEDRRKFNESMEGQEEERERSTSEEEEGFKGKRESVGEDEEEGDEVECRNESEEEKSQESGTEAEESGGTEDEEGDEVESRNEGEEEKSQENELSEADEEEAAEQENEKEEEEDDSEAESEDEDEVEESSETEKEAEDEEGEESSEAERHENEEMEESSEAEREDENEEVEESSEAESEAEDEVEESSEAEREDENEEVEESSEAEREDENEEVEESSEAESEAEDEVEESSEAEREDENEEVEESSEAEREDENEEVEESEAESEAEDEVEESSEAEREDENEELEESEAESEAEDEEEEGISEAERDENEEVEESEAEREDEIEEVEESSEAESEDEEISEVEREDDAYEETEEDDEAEREEEEVEEDSGAEREEEEDEEAENDEAEDEAVEEDSDAEREEENAGEGAEENKEEEEEESGKEQEDEECEEEEEADIQEEQEEYVEEQEVEGAEDEEAESENEKKEQISKMKGKWNEKAHKLKQEAKKSKSSSRTKQSSTRRSQSDSDSQEPRQFWDDVLPQYLNLK from the exons ATGGCCGGAGAGGCAGGGGAGGAAATACCTG ATTCGGGGGCTGTTTTCACTTTTGGTAAGAGTAAATTTGCAGACAATGTCCCCAGCAAGTTCTGGTTGAAAAATGATGTCCCTCTAAAGATAGCATGTGGAGATGAGCACACAGCACTTATTACAG GAAAGGGAAAATTGTTCACGTTTGGCAGTAATAACTGGGGACAGTTAGGTCTTGGAACAAAGAGCAGCATGAACAAacctacatgtgtgaaag CACTGAAATCTGAAAAAGTAAAACTTGTTGCTTGTGGAAGGACTCATACCCTAGTTTACACTA CGCGTGGTAACCTGTATGCAGCCGGTGGAAATAACGAAGGTCAGCTTGGTCTTGGAGACTATGAGGAGAGACCCTCATTCCAGCTGGTTGACTTCTTCACTAAACACGGACCCATCAAAATGCTCACTGCCGGTTCTAACACATCAGCTGCCCTTATGC AGGATGGAAGGCTGTTTGTGTGGGGTGATAATTCAGAAGGACAAATCGGTTTGGGTAAAGAAGCTGGCACTGCGACTCCTCTGGAACTGTCAGTTGGGCGACGAGTAACCTGGGTTTCCTGTGGCTACTACCACTCTGCCTACATCACCG TGGACGGGGCCTTGTTCACTTTTGGCGAGAGGGACAGTGGAAAGCTGGGGCTGTCAACAACACAGCTTCCTAATCACAAAGTGCCACAGCAAGTGCAAGGCATCACTGAAAGAGTTCTTCAGGTGGCCTGTGGTGGAGGACACACAGTAGCTCTCACTG aGAATTGCCTATATTCCTTTGGCCTGGGTCAGTTTGGCCAGCTGGGTCATGGCACATTTATCTTCGAGTCCCGTTTGCCCAGAGTGGTGGAGCACTTCCGCAAGGGGAGAGTAAAACATATAGCGTGTGGAGAAAATCATACTTCAGTTCTCACAG ACAGTGGCCTTCTCTACACATTTGGTGATGGTCGTCATGGAAAGCTGGGTTTAGGAGAGGAGAATTTCACCAATCAGTTTAAACCAACATTATGTCCGCAATTTCTCAAATATAATGTGCAGTCT GTTGCATGTGGTGGATGTCACATGCTAGTTTTGGCCAAACCTCGGATCAAAGGGTCAGAAGATGTGATCCTAGAGGATGATGACATCACTGAGGACTATCTTGAGAGGTCCTATACAGAGCTCCTTGGAGAGACGGTGACTCAGACCAGCCTGAACAGAAGCTTATCAGCCCGTGTCAGACGCAGGGAGAGG GAACGTTCTCCAGAGCAATTTGGTATGATGTTTCGGACTCTTCCACCTCTTAGTTCAGGTTACCATGGCATAGCTCTACCTGTGTCTAGTCAAACATTGCCATCCCGACTGGCTCCCACAGAGTTGCACAGCAGTAGGACCACCAATGGCCTTCAGAGAAATGGCCTGTGTAGCACAG GTCAGTTGATGAAAGAGGATGAAGTTGATGGGAACCATTCTACTGTTGAAACCAGCAAGGACAGTGACAGTGTGAAGGATTTGGGAGAAACCACTGACTTATTAAATTTA ACTCATGTAATGAAGATGGATCCTGGTGAAAAGACTCTTACATTGTCTCCTGTTCAAAAG AAGAAGGTTAAGGTTGTGAAAAAGCACGGTAAGGAGGCAGGACGGCCTGCACAACACCCTGCCCACTCTACTAGGCTTAAGGCTCTGCCCACAGAATTACTGAGAATCTCTAGTAGCAGCTCACTGCTTAGGGATTCTCCCCCTTCCAGAAGTCTCTGTCAAAGCTCTCAGAGTTGGGGCAGTGAAAAGGAGAATACTCTGACACCAACGAAAGAAAGCAGATCAACCAGAGACAAAGCAAAGACCAGTAAAGTTAAAAAAGAGCCTCAACCATCAAGCGTGGCTGAAATTAGCAGAAATAAGTCTAAAACTCCCCATATTCACACAGGAGTGCAAAGACAAATGATAGAGATTGGAAATAAAACTAAATCTGATactaaaaagaataaaagataTGCCGAGCCAAGTCATGGAGATCTCAGCAAGCCTGTTACTAAACCTCATTTAGTCGAATTGAAGCATCAAGAAGTAGACAGTGCAAGCAAAGAATATTCAGACAAAAAAGGATTAAAAACTCAACAGAAGTCAGAGAGCAAAAGGCAGCAAAAAAACTGCGGGGACAAAGACACCATGACAAGAAGGAAGCCAAAAGAAGACGAGCAAAGTAaagaaaaatctaaaaaaattgTTGCTGAATCCCCACAGGCAAAACACAATCATGTAGAGCTTGAAGGTAAAATATTGAAGGTGAATAGTAAGCCAACTGTTATTCAGATCAAATCACCAGATTCTACCACTGGATCTGACACAACATCAGGTTCTAAAATGCATGCAAAAAGAGAGGAAAGGGAAAAAATTTTTGGCACTAGTAGCAAACCTCACATTCAAGCTCAGGTATCTACTAAAAAGGACCTGAGCCTTTTACATTCTAAgggaaatatgaaaacaaaaaaaacaaccaaaacaatGTCCACGGGCTCTGAATCATTACCCAATGCAACAGAGAGTGCAAAGTCAGAATCAGAGCTCACGCAATCAGAGAACATGCTGCAGAAACTTTTCAGGGGATCAGCCTCATTTATTCAAGATGTGGGACCAGAGAGTCCTGTGCATCTGGTGAGAGCGGTGACCACTAGCCAGTTCCTGTCTAAAGCAACAGTTGAAAACTCCTCACAATCTGCAACACAAGCGCATTCTGGTAGAGTGAGTTCAAATCCACTTTCTGAACGGACACTTTCAGATGCCTCGTCGGTCACTGAGTTTTCAGAAGAGGTGAAACCAAGCAAAAGAACGgcagttaaaataaatgtaatatctgAACCTGGTCCTTTAGATGAGGATACAGAAAATATCTCCCGCTTCCATTCTCAGGCTCATTCTCAGGCTCATTCATCAGAAGAGGAGGAAAGTTTTGACagaagtgagagagaacaaCAGACACTGGGGAATGTGTATAGACAGGTATCACAGGAAGAGGATAAGGAAAATAGTGAAATAACAGACAGTGATGGATTGATGAAGAGAGGAAGGAAAAGCAGCAGTGTGGTGAATAGCGAGGAAGAGAGTAAGACAGGTGATTTGAAAAATGATGAGGAAGACAAAGACACAATTACAAGCGAGAGAACTCTTCACACAGAGTCTGAAGAAGAAAGAATTAATAGTGTGGTgtcagaaggagaagaagatgaAATAAGTGAGGTAAGCAAAGACAAGGAAGAGAGTGAGTATGAGGAgcaagatgaagaagaagaatataAGGCAAGCAAGGTGGAGGATGACGAGATCAGTCAACAATTAGGCGAAGATGAAGAGAGCCGGAGCGAGGATGAGGAGAAGGAAGTGGAAGAATCAGAAGAAAAGGATAGTGAAGTTGAATTGGAACGTCGATCAGAAAAAATTAGTGAAGCTGAGGAGGATAGAAGAAAGTTTAATGAGAGTATGGAAGGACAAGAAGAAGAACGAGAAAGGAGCACTTCTGAAGAAGAGGAGGGGTTCAAGGGGAAAAGGGAGAGTGTGGGAGAAGATGAGGAAGAGGGGGATGAAGTGGAATGTAGAAATGAAAGTGAGGAAGAAAAGAGTCAGGAGAGTGGGACAGAAGCAGAGGAGAGTGGTGGAACAGAAGATGAAGAGGGGGATGAAGTGGAAAGTAGAAATGAAGGTGAGGAAGAAAAGAGTCAGGAGA ATGAACTTAGTGAAGCAGACGAAGAAGAAGCAGCAGAGCAGGAGAAtgaaaaagaggaagaagaggatgaTAGTGAAGCAGAGAGCGAGGATGAAGACGAAGTGGAAGAAAGTAGTGAAACAGAGAAGGAAGCTGAAGATGAAGAAGGGGAAGAAAGTAGTGAAGCAGAGAGACATGAAAACGAAGAAATGGAAGAAAGcagtgaagcagagagagaagatgaaaaCGAAGAAGTGGAAGAAAGCAGTGAAGCAGAGAGTGAAGCTGAAGATGAAGTGGAAGAAAGcagtgaagcagagagagaagatgaaaaCGAAGAAGTGGAAGAAAGcagtgaagcagagagagaagatgaaaaCGAAGAAGTGGAAGAAAGCAGTGAAGCAGAGAGTGAAGCTGAAGATGAAGTGGAAGAAAGcagtgaagcagagagagaagatgaaaaCGAAGAAGTGGAAGAAAGcagtgaagcagagagagaagatgaaaaCGAAGAAGTGGAAGAAAGTGAAGCAGAGAGTGAAGCTGAAGATGAAGTGGAAGAAAGcagtgaagcagagagagaagatgaaaaTGAAGAATTGGAAGAAAGTGAAGCAGAGAGTGAagctgaagatgaagaagaggaAGGAATTagtgaagcagagagagatgaaaatgaAGAAGTGGAAGAAAGTGAAGCAGAAAGAGAAGATGAAATCGAAGAAGTGGAAGAAAGTAGTGAAGCAGAGagtgaagatgaagaaattagTGAAGTGGAGAGAGAAGATGATGCATATGAGGAAacagaagaagatgatgaagcAGAGAGGGAAGAAGAGGAAGTAGAAGAAGATAGTGGAGCAGAGAgggaagaagaggaagatgaggaagCGGAAAATGATGAAGCAGAAGATGAGGCAGTAGAGGAAGATAGTGATGCAGAGAGGGAAGAGGAAAATGCAGGTGAGGGAGCTGAAGAAaacaaagaggaggaggaggaggaaagtgGTAAGGAGCAAGAGGAtgaagagtgtgaggaggaggaagaggcagACATACAAGAAGAGCAAGAAGAATATGTGGAAGAACAAGAGGTTGAGGGTGCCGAAGATGAAGAAGcagaaagtgaaaatgaaaaaaaagaacaaatatcaaaaatgaaaggaaaatggAATGAAAAGGCtcacaaattaaaacaagaGGCCAAAAAGTCCAAGTCATCAAGCAGAACTAAACAGAGCTCAACAAGGAGAAGCCAATCAGACTCTGATTCACAGGAGCCTCGGCAGTTCTGGGATGATGTTCTACCTCAATACCTTAATTTAAAATGA